One stretch of Alcaligenes aquatilis DNA includes these proteins:
- a CDS encoding chromate transporter: MTRSQEAPPLSLSALFLIFARIGLTSFGGGLSGWLMREFVVQRRLMNQADFLSGLALSQALPGINVVNLSIWIGYRLLAGPGALLATLGMVLPPLLLAIFMLIGLEQLTGSTLVPQAMAGIAAAAIGLSLEMGVRSARSAATGIVPIAIMLAVFLGIFVMEWSLIPVILICAPLSVWYAWLQLGDSSAAQS; the protein is encoded by the coding sequence ATGACCCGGTCTCAAGAAGCTCCCCCTTTATCCTTAAGCGCTCTGTTTCTGATCTTTGCCCGAATTGGCCTGACCAGCTTTGGCGGGGGCTTGAGTGGCTGGCTAATGCGCGAGTTTGTCGTCCAGCGACGCCTGATGAACCAGGCAGACTTTCTGAGCGGTCTGGCCCTATCCCAGGCACTACCCGGCATCAATGTGGTGAATCTCTCTATCTGGATTGGTTACCGTCTGCTGGCCGGACCTGGAGCTTTGCTTGCCACGCTGGGCATGGTGCTTCCCCCGCTGCTCCTGGCCATTTTCATGCTGATTGGTCTAGAACAACTGACAGGCTCTACCCTGGTGCCTCAGGCCATGGCCGGGATTGCCGCAGCCGCCATCGGTCTGTCGCTTGAAATGGGCGTACGCTCGGCGCGCAGCGCAGCTACCGGAATTGTGCCAATTGCGATCATGTTGGCGGTTTTTCTCGGCATTTTCGTCATGGAATGGAGCCTGATCCCCGTTATTCTGATCTGTGCGCCGCTGTCCGTCTGGTACGCCTGGCTACAGCTTGGGGATTCATCGGCAGCACAATCATGA
- a CDS encoding 3-hydroxyacyl-CoA dehydrogenase/enoyl-CoA hydratase family protein, with protein MGAQIAAHCVNAGIPVVLFDLPAREGPKNGIAIRAIANLRKMNPAPLGTPDLADLIEPANYEDNLDRLADCDLVIEAIAERLDWKQDLYRKIGPALNPNAIIASNTSGLSITSLADVLPEALRPRFCGVHFFNPPRYMSLVELIPTKYTQPELLDVLETFLVSQLGKGVVRAKDTPNFIGNRIGVFGILSVFEQARRFSLTYEQVDELTGTRLGRAKSGTYRTADVVGLDTLAHVIRTMQDQLPDDSFKAHFGLPPEVQGLIDAGALGQKTGAGFFRKKGREIQRFDAQQRDYVAADQKIDPDVAAILAVRDPAERLRQLRESDKPQAQFVWAVLRDTFHYSAIHLQDIADNARQLDLALKWGFGHKQGPFEIWQAAGWCQVAEWINQDIQEGKTLSSQALPDWATRGPVWEAQGVHTAAGSWNPSQSRFEGRSHLPVYQRHIGTPLLVGEVESLETTTVFEDESVRCWTLPAPHPQDVLIVSFKTKMHTLSPGVVNGMFKAIELAEASYQALVVAQEGDPFSAGADLKAILPVFEKEGVAGVEPVERAMQDMVLRIRYAQVPVVAAVAGLALGGGCELAVHCAHRVAHFESYIGLVEVGVGLVPGAGGLAYSARRSAELQAMGAPDAPLLAYLKRFALAIASAQVSRSALDARQLGFLKESDTIVMNRQELVYVAVRQAQALASAGWRAPLPRRFPVAGRDGIATLKAQLVNMKEGGFISEYDFHIAEKVVTVICGGDVDPGSLVDEAWMMAQERQAFLELLNSPKTQERITGMLSTGKPVRN; from the coding sequence ATGGGCGCGCAAATTGCCGCTCATTGCGTCAATGCAGGCATACCAGTAGTTCTGTTTGATCTGCCCGCCCGCGAGGGTCCAAAAAATGGCATTGCCATTCGTGCCATTGCCAATCTGCGCAAAATGAATCCCGCTCCTTTAGGTACGCCAGACTTGGCCGACCTGATCGAACCCGCCAACTACGAAGACAATCTGGATCGTCTGGCCGATTGCGATCTGGTGATCGAAGCCATTGCCGAGCGTCTGGACTGGAAGCAGGATTTGTATCGCAAGATCGGGCCAGCACTGAACCCTAATGCCATCATTGCCAGCAACACGTCCGGTTTGTCCATCACGTCCTTGGCGGACGTTCTGCCTGAAGCGCTGCGCCCACGTTTTTGCGGCGTGCACTTTTTCAACCCACCGCGCTACATGAGCCTGGTGGAGCTGATCCCCACGAAATACACCCAGCCCGAGCTGCTGGATGTTCTGGAAACTTTCCTGGTATCGCAGTTGGGCAAGGGCGTGGTTCGCGCAAAAGACACCCCCAACTTTATCGGTAACCGTATTGGTGTTTTTGGCATTCTGTCCGTGTTCGAGCAGGCTCGCCGTTTCTCCCTGACCTACGAGCAGGTTGATGAATTGACGGGCACACGCCTGGGCCGCGCCAAATCGGGTACTTACCGTACCGCCGACGTCGTTGGTCTGGATACGCTGGCACACGTGATCCGCACCATGCAGGATCAACTGCCCGATGACAGCTTCAAAGCACACTTTGGCCTGCCGCCAGAAGTGCAGGGCCTGATTGATGCGGGCGCCTTGGGTCAAAAGACCGGCGCCGGTTTCTTCCGCAAGAAGGGTCGCGAGATTCAGCGTTTCGATGCCCAGCAGCGTGATTACGTGGCCGCTGACCAGAAAATTGATCCCGATGTGGCCGCCATTTTGGCCGTACGTGACCCGGCTGAGCGCCTGCGTCAGCTGCGCGAGTCCGACAAGCCTCAGGCTCAATTCGTGTGGGCGGTGCTGCGTGATACCTTCCACTACAGCGCCATTCATCTGCAAGACATTGCCGACAACGCACGTCAGCTGGATCTGGCCTTGAAATGGGGCTTTGGCCACAAGCAAGGCCCGTTCGAGATCTGGCAGGCTGCCGGATGGTGTCAGGTGGCCGAGTGGATCAACCAGGACATTCAAGAGGGCAAGACGCTGAGCAGCCAGGCGCTGCCAGACTGGGCGACTCGTGGTCCTGTGTGGGAAGCGCAAGGTGTACACACCGCCGCTGGCTCCTGGAATCCTTCGCAAAGCCGTTTTGAAGGCCGTAGTCATCTGCCTGTTTACCAGCGTCATATTGGCACACCTTTGCTGGTTGGCGAGGTCGAATCTCTGGAAACCACCACCGTTTTTGAAGATGAGTCGGTGCGTTGCTGGACACTGCCCGCGCCGCACCCACAAGATGTGCTGATCGTGTCCTTCAAGACCAAGATGCACACGCTAAGCCCCGGTGTGGTCAATGGCATGTTCAAGGCCATTGAATTGGCCGAAGCTTCGTATCAGGCGCTGGTGGTGGCCCAGGAGGGTGATCCATTCTCCGCAGGCGCGGACCTGAAAGCCATTTTGCCTGTGTTCGAGAAAGAAGGTGTGGCCGGCGTTGAGCCTGTGGAACGTGCCATGCAGGACATGGTTTTGCGTATCCGTTACGCCCAAGTGCCGGTGGTGGCTGCTGTGGCCGGTCTGGCACTGGGTGGCGGTTGCGAACTGGCTGTGCATTGCGCGCACCGCGTCGCTCACTTCGAGTCCTACATTGGTCTGGTTGAAGTGGGTGTGGGTCTGGTTCCAGGCGCAGGTGGTCTGGCTTACTCGGCTCGTCGCTCTGCTGAACTGCAAGCCATGGGTGCACCCGATGCCCCGCTGCTGGCCTACCTGAAGCGTTTTGCTCTGGCTATCGCCAGCGCCCAGGTGTCGCGCTCCGCTCTGGACGCCCGTCAGCTTGGTTTCCTGAAAGAGTCTGACACCATCGTCATGAACCGCCAGGAACTGGTTTACGTGGCCGTACGTCAGGCACAGGCTCTGGCCAGCGCTGGTTGGCGTGCGCCATTGCCACGTCGCTTCCCGGTTGCCGGTCGCGATGGCATCGCCACGCTGAAAGCACAGTTGGTGAACATGAAAGAAGGTGGTTTCATCTCGGAATATGACTTCCATATTGCCGAGAAAGTCGTAACCGTGATCTGCGGGGGCGATGTGGATCCCGGCTCGCTGGTGGATGAAGCCTGGATGATGGCGCAAGAGCGGCAGGCTTTCCTGGAGCTGCTCAATTCCCCCAAGACCCAGGAACGTATCACTGGGATGTTGAGCACTGGCAAGCCAGTGCGTAACTAG
- a CDS encoding acetyl-CoA C-acyltransferase yields MTVQQAYIVAAKRTPIGKAPRGVFSSYRPDELLAEAIRGMLADVPKLDPAAIEEVVAGCALPEGPQGFNVARISALLAGLPHTVAGMTVNRFCASGLSAIAIAADRIRTGQADIIVASGVESMSQVPVMGVNTSFSPEIFTSDENYGIAYGMGLTAEEVARQWKVSREDQDAFALASHQKAVKAWESGEFTGEVLPVTVTRRQPNLSTQEISVKTQVVDRDEGPRPDTSLEVLGKLRPVFAARGSVTAGNSSQTSDGAGALLVVSERALREHNLTPLARFVTFSVRGVPPQIMGIGPKEAVPHALALAGLKQDQMDWIELNEAFAAQSLAVIRDLGLDPERVNPLGGAIAMGHPLGATGAMRAATVVHALQRRQLKYGMLTMCIGTGMGAAGIFERT; encoded by the coding sequence ATGACTGTACAACAAGCTTATATCGTCGCTGCCAAGCGGACGCCCATCGGAAAAGCGCCTCGTGGTGTGTTTTCGTCCTACCGCCCTGACGAGTTGCTGGCTGAGGCCATTCGCGGCATGCTGGCCGATGTTCCCAAACTGGACCCTGCAGCTATTGAAGAGGTGGTAGCCGGTTGCGCTCTGCCAGAAGGCCCGCAAGGCTTTAACGTTGCGCGTATTTCTGCCCTGCTGGCAGGCCTGCCGCACACCGTGGCCGGGATGACCGTCAACCGATTCTGCGCCTCGGGCTTGAGCGCCATTGCGATTGCTGCCGACCGTATCCGTACGGGCCAGGCGGACATCATCGTGGCGTCGGGTGTGGAGTCCATGAGCCAGGTGCCGGTGATGGGTGTAAACACCTCGTTCAGCCCCGAGATTTTTACCTCGGATGAGAACTACGGTATTGCCTACGGCATGGGTCTGACTGCCGAAGAAGTGGCGCGTCAGTGGAAAGTGTCCCGTGAGGATCAGGACGCATTTGCCTTGGCGTCGCACCAGAAAGCCGTCAAGGCGTGGGAGTCCGGCGAGTTCACGGGCGAAGTTCTGCCTGTGACGGTCACACGCCGTCAGCCGAACCTGAGCACTCAGGAAATCTCCGTCAAGACCCAAGTGGTTGATCGTGACGAAGGTCCACGTCCTGATACCAGCCTGGAAGTGCTGGGCAAACTGCGTCCCGTGTTTGCTGCGCGTGGCTCGGTCACGGCTGGCAACAGCTCGCAGACCTCAGATGGGGCAGGCGCCTTGTTGGTTGTTTCCGAGCGTGCCTTGCGTGAGCACAACCTGACGCCGCTGGCCCGTTTCGTGACCTTCTCGGTCCGTGGTGTGCCGCCGCAGATTATGGGTATCGGCCCTAAAGAAGCTGTGCCTCATGCGCTGGCCTTGGCTGGCCTGAAGCAAGACCAGATGGACTGGATCGAGCTGAACGAAGCCTTTGCTGCTCAATCTCTGGCGGTGATCCGTGATCTGGGCCTGGACCCCGAGCGCGTTAATCCGCTGGGCGGTGCTATTGCCATGGGCCACCCTCTGGGTGCAACGGGTGCCATGCGTGCCGCGACCGTGGTTCATGCCTTGCAGCGTCGTCAGTTGAAATACGGCATGCTCACCATGTGTATCGGTACTGGCATGGGAGCCGCCGGGATTTTCGAGCGAACATAA
- a CDS encoding DMT family transporter, which yields MSPKDLRDLFLLAAIWGGSFLFTLQAVPDFGPFPLTAVRVGFSALALMSYITVTGRLPSFLANWKPIFALGILNAAVPFSLYAFAALRLESGLLAVLNAMAPLFGALVARVWLKERLTPSRILGLCLGFLGILILVYDKLSFNKGAEGWAVLASLLATVFYGIAANFTARYLRGVQPQAVAAGSMVSATLVLLPAAIYWWPAQFPGLHAWGAALSLSLLCTAVAYLIFYRLLSNVGPSKTITVTFLVPPFGVLWGALLLDEALTAQMLIGMSTVLFGTLLATGLIGKRKAA from the coding sequence ATGTCCCCAAAAGACTTACGCGATTTATTCCTGCTGGCCGCCATCTGGGGCGGTTCGTTTTTATTTACGCTGCAAGCTGTCCCCGACTTTGGTCCCTTCCCGCTGACCGCCGTGCGTGTCGGTTTCAGCGCCTTGGCCTTGATGAGCTACATCACCGTCACCGGACGTTTACCCTCCTTTCTGGCGAACTGGAAACCCATCTTTGCACTGGGTATTCTGAATGCCGCCGTCCCCTTTTCCTTATATGCCTTTGCCGCCTTGCGGCTGGAATCGGGGCTGCTGGCCGTCTTGAACGCCATGGCTCCCTTGTTTGGTGCGCTTGTCGCCCGAGTCTGGCTGAAAGAGCGCCTGACACCCAGCCGCATTTTGGGGCTTTGTCTGGGTTTTCTGGGAATTCTGATTCTGGTGTACGACAAACTTAGCTTCAATAAAGGCGCCGAGGGCTGGGCCGTACTGGCTTCTTTGCTGGCTACCGTGTTCTACGGTATTGCCGCCAACTTTACCGCCCGCTACCTGCGTGGTGTACAGCCACAGGCCGTCGCCGCAGGCAGCATGGTCAGCGCAACATTGGTGCTGTTGCCAGCGGCTATTTACTGGTGGCCCGCACAGTTTCCGGGTCTGCATGCCTGGGGCGCTGCGCTGTCCTTATCCTTGCTGTGTACAGCGGTCGCCTACCTGATTTTTTACCGCCTGCTGTCCAATGTCGGCCCCTCCAAAACCATTACGGTGACCTTTCTGGTGCCGCCGTTTGGGGTGCTGTGGGGTGCCTTGCTCTTGGACGAAGCGCTGACCGCGCAGATGCTGATCGGCATGAGCACCGTACTATTTGGCACCTTGCTGGCCACAGGACTGATCGGCAAACGCAAGGCAGCGTAG